A single window of Drosophila suzukii chromosome 3, CBGP_Dsuzu_IsoJpt1.0, whole genome shotgun sequence DNA harbors:
- the Meltrin gene encoding disintegrin and metalloproteinase domain-containing protein 12 → MLHLHLVLLPLLLLNTCLQRHIFQPAEATAFQKPKAHTADYATVLDEFSTHSVIRPQVEHGRTKRSLLTTLDATDGLHTPHISLSYTHEGKRVTIDLQRNDRLLPDSHFLRYQNASGGASPGHVVRNFTKTEVDLCHYQGHIRGQPDSVVALSTCDGALDGIVFDGSQTYFIHPHVDAKGRLQDDHYLLRQADMHPTNATCGYESHRDDHSHDHEKAEEDNGLGGGIPSLPLRLDGGEFQRTLLRKRRQTDDNSQLIRGPYNANKYSSYVELVIVVDNKVYKAYQESAKKVHQHCKNLANIINALYVPLNIYVALVGVVIWNEANEIEFSKDGDVTLRNFLNYRKNKLVLEHPNDNAQLLTKEVFDGGVVGKALKGPICTYEYSGGVSMQHSPNTAVVATTMAHEMGHNFGMEHDTPECHCKDEKCVMAASSTSFIPVNWSSCSIDQLTIAFSRGMNYCLRNKPEKLFESPTCGNGFLEPGEQCDCGLPEHCENACCNAQTCMLHANASCATGECCDLTTCRPKMAGSACREAENECDLPEYCTGESEYCPADVFRRDTEPCDGGQAYCFHGTCRSHSKQCRILWGPTGDNSEHCYSKNMEGTRYGNCGYNRLNSTFLRCEEQHVKCGMLYCIHLNERLEFGMESAAVLSHSYISHERKIVACRTALVDLGLQTTDPGLTPNGAKCGEDKMCVDQRCLPVSAVRQKGMGTPCPEDCSGNGICNSRGHCHCDVGFGGESCSRDGSGGSPDSGPATDPNGSLGLKKFLFVLFFFVFPMVATFYAIYYCHKNGLFARGKLADHILKSSGGSKPITTRTNQNGSGPPPGNGLLKSTPSSTDDMDSALLKSPSDSTPTTGLFGKFDGFTLRPLNDASSPASNYSGPNVAFVQPTVQQDGPQRIAPPPPVVKSETSPVHPSSPKPEATFVRPAPALPPPNPGSTARPIISPPKLDSSTLTMVPLKGSTEDLSPTRSAPAPPVPLHSDPKLNIKRDGTIRRFASFLKKEEKPPLKEKTYIDRERLRTLEISAPMPVPAAPQTESSNSDSETTPREEETQNLVKRAQSMRSPTKKTPLQSFGSMRSPPGLPRPKSGQVNSSGSSRPKSPPPRPPPVVVKKTNSIGSSGYQRPVATAQRSVENTYDDCEYVENEVRASNDDIYSVIDEIPPAAQTLKRSDLVANRASNGSDMGLLNEIVNELEKINGDSIYSGKPVAGAAVAAAPPPADPPKSPQRPAPPKPASSVLEEKAANASASANATPSASASTYHRPPSVNAPVARVKPTVSDKSQPQLQPSMSSFKPPAGTGGQSQPAPVVQLAKRSSSGSFSGGANSIRPKSFMKSTTKALPNGTAGSAVTAPSATIQKPKPLSAKPSFSGGGAGGVLGKRANGGAAPTPPTVKAAAPSTGPKSNIASLTQRFEQSK, encoded by the exons CACACACCGCCGACTATGCAACCGTCCTCGACGAGTTCTCAACTCACTCTGTGATACGACCGCAGGTGGAACATGGACGCACAAAGCGCAGCCTGCTCACCACCCTGGATGCCACC GACGGCCTTCACACGCCTCACATTAGCCTGAGCTACACCCACGAGGGCAAACGAGTAACCATCGACCTGCAGCGCAACGATCGCCTGCTGCCGGACTCCCACTTCCTGCGATACCAGAATGCCAGCGGAGGAGCCTCTCCTGGCCATGTGGTTCGCAACTTCACCAAGACTGAGGTTGATTTATGCCACTATCAG GGACACATTCGTGGTCAACCAGATTCTGTGGTAGCCCTCTCCACCTGTGATGGTGCTCTGGATGGCATCGTTTTCGATGGCAGCCAAACGTACTTTATTCATCCCCATGTCGATGCTAAGGGAAGACTTCAGGATGACCATTATCTGCTCAG ACAGGCGGACATGCATCCAACGAACGCCACCTGTGGCTACGAAAGCCACAGGGACGACCATAGTCACGACCACGAAAAGGCTGAGGAGGATAATGGACTTGGAGGAGGGATTCCTTCACTGCCACTCCGCCTTGATGGCGGGGAATTCCAGAGAACCCTGCTCCGGAAGAGGCGTCAAACCGACGATAACAGTCAATTGATCCGGGGGCCCTACAATGCCAACAAGTACTCCAGCTACGTGGAGCTGGTGATCGTCGTGGACAACAAGGTGTACAAGGCCTACCAGGAGAGTGCCAAGAAGGTGCACCAGCACTGCAAAAATCTAGCCAACATTATCAATGCT CTCTATGTGCCCTTGAATATATATGTGGCTCTGGTGGGCGTGGTGATCTGGAACGAGGCCAACGAGATCGAGTTCTCCAAGGACGGCGACGTGACGCTGCGAAACTTTCTGAACTATCGGAAGAACAAACTGGTGCTGGAACACCCCAACGACAATGCCCAGTTGCTGACCAAGGAGGTCTTCGATGGCGGCGTTGTGGGCAAAGCGCTGAAGGGTCCGATCTGTACGTATGAGTACTCCGGTGGAGTGAGCATGCAGCACAGTCCCAACACGGCAGTGGTGGCCACCACCATGGCCCACGAGATGGGGCACAACTTTGGCATGGAGCACGACACACCCGAGTGCCATTGTAAGGATGAGAAGTGTGTGATGGCTGCCTCGAGTACCTCCTTCATACCGGTGAACTGGAGCAGCTGCAGCATCGATCAGCTAACGATAGCCTTCTCGCGCGGCATGAACTACTGCCTGAGGAATAAGCCGGAAAAGCTGTTTGAATCGCCCACCTGTGGCAATGGTTTCCTGGAACCGGGAGAGCAGTGCGACTGCGGATTGCCGGAGCATTGTGAGAACGCCTGTTGCAATGCCCAGACCTGCATGCTGCACGCAAATGCCTCCTGTGCCACCGGCGAATGCTGTGATCTGACCACCTGTCGTCCCAAAATGGCGGGCAGTGCCTGTCGAGAAGCAGAAAACGAGTGCGATTTGCCGGAATACTGCACTGGGGAGTCTGAATACTGTCCCGCCGATGTCTTCCGGCGGGACACGGAGCCCTGTGATGGCGGTCAGGCCTACTGTTTCCACGGCACCTGTCGCTCCCATTCCAAGCAATGCCGGATTTTGTGGGGACCCACGGGCGATAACTCGGAACACTGCTATAGTAAAAACATGGAGGGCACTCGGTACGGAAACTGCGGCTACAATCGCCTGAACAGCACCTTTTTGCGATGCGAGGAGCAGCATGTAAAGTGTGGAATGCTGTACTGCATCCACTTGAACGAACGACTCGAGTTTGGCATGGAATCGGCAGCTGTACTGTCGCATTCCTACATCAGTCACGAACGCAAGATCGTGGCCTGTCGCACCGCCTTGGTGGACCTGGGCCTGCAGACCACCGATCCCGGACTGACACCCAATGGAGCCAAGTGCGGCGAGGACAAGATGTGCGTGGATCAGCGATGCCTGCCAGTTTCAGCGGTGCGGCAGAAGGGCATGGGTACTCCGTGTCCAGAGGATTGCAGTGGCAATGGGATCTGCAATAGTAGAGGCCACTGTCACTGCGATGTTGGCTTTGGCGGCGAGTCGTGCTCGAGGGATGGATCTGGAGGATCCCCGGACAGTGGACCAGCCACAGATCCAAATG GATCTCTGGGTCTCAAGAAGTTCCTGTTCGTGCTGTTCTTCTTTGTGTTTCCTATGGTGGCCACCTTTTACGCAATCTATTATTGCCACAAGAACGGATTATTTGCTCGCGGAAAGCTGGCGGACCATAT CTTGAAATCCTCTGGAGGAAGCAAACCCATCACCACGCGCACAAATCAAAATGGTAGTGGTCCTCCGCCGGGTAATGGATTACTGAAATCCACTCCCAGCAGTACTGATGATATGGACTCGGCGCTCTTAAAATCCCCGAGCGACTCCACACCCACTACTGGATTATTTGGAAAATTCGATGGTTTCACTCTGCGACCGCTGAACGATGCATCCTCACCAGCGAGCAACTACAGTGGACCGAATGTGGCCTTTGTGCAGCCAACGGTGCAGCAGGATGGACCACAGAGGATAGCACCGCCACCGCCGGTTGTAAAGTCGGAAACATCACCTGTTCATCCTTCGTCGCCGAAACCTGAAGCCACTTTTGTGAGACCAGCGCCTGCTTTGCCTCCGCCCAATCCTGGCTCAACGGCACGTCCCATCATCTCGCCACCCAAGTTGGATTCCAGTACATTAACCATGGTGCCGCTCAAGGGCAGTACGGAGGATCTTTCACCCACTCGATCCGCTCCAGCTCCACCAGTTCCCCTACACTCCGATCCTAAGCTGAATATTAAACGAGATGGCACTATACGCCGATTCGCTTCGTTCCTGAAAAAGGAGGAGAAGCCGCCGCTAAAAGAGAAGACCTACATCGATCGGGAGCGGTTGCGAACACTGGAAATCTCTGCTCCCATGCCTGTGCCCGCAGCCCCTCAAACGGAGTCCTCCAACTCGGATTCGGAGACCACGCCCCGCGAAGAGGAGACCCAGAATCTAGTGAAGCGGGCCCAATCCATGCGCTCGCCAACGAAAAAGACACCGCTGCAGAGTTTTGGATCCATGCGCTCGCCTCCGGGACTGCCCCGGCCGAAAAGTGGTCAGGTGAACAGCAGCGGTAGCTCGAGACCCAAGTCGCCGCCTCCAAGGCCACCACCAGTGGTGGTGAAGAAAACCAACTCTATTGGCTCCTCCGGCTATCAGAGGCCAGTGGCCACTGCCCAGAGATCTGTGGAGAATACCTACGACGACTGCGAGTACGTGGAGAACGAAGTGCGAGCCTCCAACGATGATATCTACTCGGTGATCGATGAGATTCCACCGGCGGCACAGACCCTCAAGCGGAGCGATTTGGTGGCCAACAGGGCCAGTAATGGCAGCGACATGGGATTGCTGAATGAGATAGTTAATGAACTGGAGAAGATCAACGGGGATTCCATATATTCAGGGAAGCCCGTGGCTGGagcagcagtagcagcagcTCCACCTCCTGCAGATCCCCCAAAAAGTCCCCAGCGACCTGCTCCTCCCAAGCCAGCGAGCAGTGTGCTGGAGGAAAAGGCAGCTAatgcatctgcatctgcaaATGCAACACCATCTGCATCAGCTAGCACATATCATCGCCCGCCGTCAGTGAATGCTCCCGTGGCCCGAGTGAAGCCCACGGTGTCGGACAAATCGCAGCCACAGCTGCAGCCCAGCATGTCCAGCTTCAAGCCGCCGGCGGGAACCGGCGGTCAGTCGCAGCCAGCGCCAGTTGTCCAACTGGCCAAGCgtagcagcagcggcagcttCAGCGGAGGCGCCAACTCCATCCGTCCCAAATCCTTCATGAAGAGCACAACGAAAGCACTGCCCAATGGGACGGCGGGATCGGCGGTCACTGCCCCCTCGGCCACCATTCAGAAGCCCAAACCGCTGTCGGCGAAGCCATCATTTAGCGGCGGAGGAGCGGGCGGAGTCCTGGGCAAGCGGGCCAATGGTGGAGCCGCGCCCACGCCCCCAACTGTGAAGGCGGCGGCGCCGTCGACTGGGCCAAAGTCCAACATAGCATCGCTGACACAGCGATTCGAGCAGAGCAAGTAG